One region of Glutamicibacter sp. B1 genomic DNA includes:
- a CDS encoding mannitol dehydrogenase family protein — protein MKLNNQTLSQLDPQVGIPRYDRSKATAGIVHFGVGGFHRAHQAMYLNRLMNQGKALDWGIIGMGVMESDQRMRDVLNASDGLYTLVVKNPDGSREVEVIGSILQFLYAPDDLTAAIEQLADPAIRIVSLTVTEGGYNVHPVTGEFDLSNPAIAADLANPQAPRTTFGLISAGLKLRRERGLAPFTVMSCDNIQGNGEVAHKMFGAFASALDPEFGDWVQENVSFPNSMVDRITPVTTDADRADVAQNYGIDDGWPVVCEDFEQWVLEDKFVAGRPPYEEAGVQLVDDVVPYELMKLRLLNATHQGLCYFGHLAGYRAVHDVARNELFAQFLLSYMKKEAEPTLRALPGVDLDAYQHKLIERYSNEYVADTVARLCADSSDRIPKWLMPVVRENLAANRDVTLSAAIVASWARYAEGTDEDGATINIVDRLAEEVHATASKHHEDPLAFLRQRDLFGDVVDDERFTTPYLKTLESLHEHGSLATLAELTGQQATAR, from the coding sequence ATGAAACTGAACAACCAGACACTCAGCCAGCTCGATCCACAGGTGGGCATCCCCCGCTATGACCGCAGCAAAGCTACCGCAGGCATCGTCCATTTCGGAGTGGGTGGCTTCCACCGCGCCCACCAGGCCATGTACCTGAACCGCCTGATGAATCAGGGCAAGGCGTTGGACTGGGGAATCATTGGCATGGGCGTCATGGAATCCGATCAGCGCATGCGCGATGTACTAAACGCCAGCGACGGGCTCTACACCCTCGTGGTGAAAAATCCTGACGGCTCCCGCGAGGTTGAGGTCATCGGCTCGATCCTCCAATTCCTCTACGCCCCCGATGACCTCACCGCAGCCATCGAACAGCTAGCCGATCCGGCGATCCGCATCGTCTCACTGACCGTCACCGAAGGTGGTTACAACGTCCACCCCGTGACCGGAGAATTCGACCTCAGTAATCCCGCCATCGCTGCGGACCTAGCCAATCCACAGGCCCCACGAACCACTTTCGGGTTGATCAGCGCCGGGCTGAAGCTACGTCGTGAACGCGGACTCGCGCCGTTCACCGTGATGAGCTGCGACAACATTCAGGGCAATGGCGAGGTCGCGCACAAGATGTTTGGTGCCTTCGCTAGCGCGCTGGATCCCGAATTCGGTGATTGGGTCCAAGAGAATGTTTCCTTCCCGAACTCCATGGTGGACCGCATTACCCCGGTCACCACCGATGCCGATCGGGCTGACGTGGCTCAGAACTACGGCATCGATGATGGCTGGCCGGTAGTCTGCGAAGACTTTGAGCAGTGGGTGCTCGAGGACAAGTTTGTGGCCGGTCGCCCACCCTATGAAGAGGCTGGCGTACAGCTGGTCGATGACGTGGTGCCCTATGAACTGATGAAGCTGCGACTGCTCAATGCCACCCACCAGGGCCTGTGCTACTTCGGCCACCTCGCCGGCTACCGTGCGGTGCACGATGTGGCACGCAACGAACTGTTCGCCCAGTTCCTGCTGAGCTACATGAAAAAAGAAGCCGAGCCTACCCTCCGCGCCCTGCCCGGGGTAGATCTGGATGCTTACCAGCACAAGCTCATCGAACGTTACAGCAACGAATACGTGGCCGATACCGTGGCCCGACTCTGCGCTGACTCCTCGGACCGCATCCCCAAGTGGCTAATGCCTGTAGTGCGTGAAAACCTCGCCGCCAACCGCGATGTCACGCTCTCGGCCGCCATTGTCGCTAGCTGGGCTCGCTACGCCGAGGGCACCGATGAGGATGGCGCGACCATCAACATCGTTGACCGCCTCGCCGAGGAAGTCCACGCTACAGCGTCCAAGCACCACGAAGATCCACTGGCCTTCCTACGTCAGCGCGACCTCTTCGGAGATGTGGTTGATGATGAACGTTTCACCACACCGTACCTGAAGACCTTAGAGTCCCTGCATGAACACGGATCTCTGGCGACCCTGGCTGAACTGACGGGACAGCAAGCGACCGCCCGCTAA
- a CDS encoding MFS transporter has translation MTSTPVPAPNSLLEKLGLPRPLLWGFVGLMIFMIGDGVETNILAPYLTGDHGFSIPLAGTLVTIYGVAVAIAAFLSASLSDLWGPRKVMMIGAGIWIVFELLFLGVALNTSSMPLIFITYALRGFGYPFFAYGFLVWISATANAKRLAVAIGWFYVAFSAGLPTLGALTANATLEIFSLSYYQTLWVSLALVVIGAGIALIGVKEKTGRAPLVSNPEQVFQTMSFGLRLLISNRKALMVMLTRTINSVPTYGMAIFFPALFTDRFGWSVGQFLILTTVIYAVNIPFNLFFGALGDKLGWSKVVVWFGAVLCAISMAALYLVPAWAVDHGYAFAYPLTLLIGAIFGIGLAGFVPLSAIAVSLAPEHPGAAMASYNLGIGAAVFAGPLLVALLYNVLGAAGMVFLFAALYLVAALMSHSLRGTQPGFHGVAPSPAIATH, from the coding sequence ATGACATCGACCCCAGTGCCCGCACCCAACTCACTGTTAGAGAAACTCGGGCTACCACGCCCACTACTGTGGGGATTTGTCGGCCTGATGATCTTCATGATCGGCGACGGCGTAGAAACCAATATCCTCGCCCCTTATCTGACCGGCGACCACGGTTTCTCCATTCCGCTAGCCGGAACCCTGGTCACCATCTACGGCGTAGCCGTCGCAATCGCCGCATTCCTCTCGGCCTCGCTGTCCGATCTATGGGGCCCACGCAAGGTCATGATGATCGGCGCCGGCATCTGGATCGTCTTCGAACTACTCTTTTTGGGCGTCGCGCTGAATACCTCGAGCATGCCGCTGATCTTCATCACCTATGCGCTGCGCGGCTTTGGCTACCCCTTCTTCGCCTACGGATTCCTGGTCTGGATTTCTGCCACCGCCAATGCCAAGCGCCTGGCGGTAGCCATCGGCTGGTTCTATGTCGCCTTCAGCGCCGGTCTACCCACCCTCGGTGCCCTGACTGCCAACGCCACTCTGGAAATTTTCTCCCTGAGCTACTACCAAACCCTCTGGGTATCCCTAGCGCTGGTGGTCATCGGTGCTGGGATCGCACTGATCGGCGTCAAGGAAAAGACCGGACGAGCCCCCTTGGTCAGCAACCCGGAACAGGTTTTCCAGACCATGAGCTTTGGGCTACGCCTGCTGATCAGTAACCGCAAGGCCCTGATGGTGATGCTCACCCGTACCATCAACTCGGTACCCACCTACGGCATGGCAATCTTCTTCCCAGCACTATTCACCGACCGCTTCGGCTGGAGTGTTGGCCAGTTTTTGATCCTGACTACCGTGATCTACGCGGTCAACATCCCCTTTAATCTCTTCTTCGGTGCCCTGGGCGACAAGCTGGGCTGGTCCAAGGTGGTCGTTTGGTTCGGCGCCGTACTCTGCGCGATCTCCATGGCAGCGCTCTACCTGGTTCCCGCCTGGGCCGTGGATCATGGGTACGCCTTCGCCTACCCACTGACCCTGCTCATTGGTGCGATCTTCGGCATCGGGTTGGCCGGCTTCGTGCCGCTTTCGGCGATCGCCGTCTCGCTGGCTCCCGAACATCCCGGAGCAGCCATGGCCTCCTATAACCTCGGCATCGGCGCCGCCGTCTTCGCCGGCCCGCTGCTCGTCGCCCTGCTATACAACGTGCTGGGAGCTGCCGGCATGGTCTTCCTCTTCGCCGCCCTCTACCTGGTCGCCGCGCTCATGTCGCACTCCCTGCGCGGAACCCAACCAGGCTTTCACGGCGTAGCACCCTCACCAGCAATCGCCACCCACTAA
- a CDS encoding DeoR/GlpR family DNA-binding transcription regulator → MANNEPDVKNDVPGLAQGLPPEARREQITGHVNKARSCRVEELAEIFAVSAMTIHRDLDVLAKEGRLQRIRGGARAITARLAERDVRLRRHLNSEIKGQLAATAAQLIERNSVIALDDSTTVGALGDYLEEREPSTVITHSLALMGAVSAMAHIDMVGLGGQYYAETDSFLGSIVVEQAERLMADAVFVSTTAIKDQALLHPDAEAARTKRALLKMGRRKILVVDSSKYESAGIYHVMDLSEIDDVVIDDQLDPKLMSQLRTLGPRIHIVNTSAKAHS, encoded by the coding sequence GTGGCAAATAACGAACCTGATGTTAAGAACGATGTTCCCGGCCTCGCCCAGGGACTGCCTCCCGAAGCGCGCCGCGAACAAATCACCGGGCACGTCAATAAGGCCCGCAGCTGCCGGGTCGAGGAGTTGGCCGAAATCTTCGCAGTCAGCGCCATGACTATCCACCGTGACCTCGACGTACTGGCCAAAGAAGGACGGCTGCAACGCATCCGTGGTGGGGCACGCGCCATCACCGCCCGCCTAGCCGAACGCGATGTCCGCCTGCGTCGCCACCTGAACTCCGAAATCAAAGGGCAGCTAGCCGCCACCGCCGCGCAACTGATCGAACGTAACTCTGTGATCGCACTGGATGACTCCACCACCGTTGGTGCGCTGGGTGACTACCTCGAAGAACGCGAACCCTCCACCGTGATCACCCATTCGCTCGCGCTAATGGGGGCGGTATCCGCCATGGCGCACATCGACATGGTCGGGCTCGGCGGGCAGTACTACGCCGAAACCGACTCCTTCCTCGGCTCGATTGTGGTGGAACAGGCCGAGCGGCTGATGGCCGACGCAGTCTTTGTCTCCACCACCGCGATCAAAGACCAGGCACTGTTGCATCCGGATGCTGAGGCAGCCCGCACCAAGCGCGCTCTACTGAAGATGGGGCGGCGCAAAATCCTGGTAGTGGACTCCAGCAAATACGAGTCCGCCGGCATCTACCACGTGATGGACCTATCCGAAATCGACGACGTGGTCATCGACGACCAACTCGATCCGAAATTGATGAGCCAGCTTAGGACCCTCGGCCCACGCATCCACATTGTCAACACCTCTGCAAAGGCGCATTCATGA
- the xylB gene encoding xylulokinase — protein MTPTYVLGIDSSTQSCKALLVDAATGEVVAEARQRHPQGTQVDPQHWITAMEEATEELLPRAAAVSIAGQQHGMVALDEHGVPVREAMLWNDTSSAPQAAELTEELGGAQASAQKIGSVPVASLTVSKLRWLRDHEPHNAQRTTEVLLPHDYLTWHLSGRGQAVSDHGDASGTGYYDPAARRFLPELAASALGHPVKLPRLAEANEVVGRTASGAAIAAGTGDNMAAALGLDLQPGDVCISIGTSGVASAVVEHSVHDGTGMVNGFVSANNKYLPLACTLNGAPVLDFGARMLGVGQQEFSDMALAAEPGSGGVVLLPYFGGERTPNRPEATGLLQGLRTTTTREQIARAYVEGLLCSMKDAVAALEANTHQATARILLIGGGAGAEAVRRIAPEVFGVAVEVPRTAEYVALGAARQAAWALSGEDEPPVWNIAASTRYEAQERPEIYAHYASLRDATEGWK, from the coding sequence ATGACCCCCACCTATGTCTTAGGCATCGACTCATCGACACAGTCCTGCAAGGCCCTACTGGTTGACGCGGCCACCGGCGAAGTGGTGGCCGAAGCCCGCCAGCGGCACCCCCAAGGCACCCAAGTAGATCCGCAACACTGGATCACCGCGATGGAAGAGGCCACCGAAGAGCTGTTGCCCCGCGCCGCAGCGGTCTCCATCGCAGGACAACAGCACGGCATGGTGGCACTGGATGAGCACGGGGTTCCGGTGCGCGAAGCCATGCTGTGGAACGATACGTCCTCGGCCCCGCAGGCCGCCGAACTGACCGAGGAACTCGGTGGGGCCCAGGCCAGCGCTCAGAAGATCGGTAGCGTTCCGGTGGCCTCACTGACCGTGAGCAAACTGCGCTGGCTACGCGATCATGAACCGCACAACGCGCAACGCACCACCGAAGTCCTGCTACCCCACGACTACCTGACCTGGCATTTAAGTGGACGCGGGCAGGCGGTCAGCGACCACGGGGATGCTTCGGGCACCGGATACTACGACCCGGCGGCCCGCCGCTTCCTGCCAGAACTGGCTGCCAGTGCCTTGGGCCATCCGGTGAAACTGCCCCGCCTGGCAGAAGCCAACGAAGTGGTGGGGCGTACTGCCAGCGGGGCAGCTATTGCTGCTGGCACCGGAGATAATATGGCCGCCGCCTTAGGGCTGGACCTGCAACCCGGGGATGTCTGCATTTCCATCGGAACCTCCGGGGTAGCTTCGGCCGTAGTGGAGCACAGCGTGCATGATGGCACCGGAATGGTCAACGGGTTTGTCTCCGCCAACAACAAATACCTGCCGCTGGCCTGCACCCTGAATGGTGCACCGGTCTTAGATTTTGGTGCGCGCATGCTCGGGGTCGGGCAACAAGAATTCTCCGATATGGCACTGGCTGCCGAACCGGGTTCCGGCGGGGTTGTGCTGTTGCCTTACTTCGGTGGGGAACGCACCCCCAACCGCCCCGAAGCCACCGGTCTGTTGCAAGGATTGCGCACCACCACCACGCGAGAGCAGATCGCCCGCGCCTATGTGGAAGGACTGCTGTGTTCCATGAAGGACGCGGTGGCCGCGCTGGAAGCCAATACCCATCAGGCCACCGCGCGGATCCTGCTCATCGGCGGAGGGGCCGGGGCCGAAGCGGTACGCAGGATCGCGCCCGAGGTTTTTGGGGTGGCAGTGGAGGTTCCACGCACCGCAGAATATGTGGCCCTTGGGGCAGCTCGGCAGGCAGCCTGGGCGCTGAGCGGTGAAGATGAACCACCGGTGTGGAATATTGCGGCGTCGACCCGATACGAGGCCCAGGAACGGCCGGAAATTTACGCTCATTACGCGTCGCTACGTGACGCGA
- a CDS encoding dihydrofolate reductase family protein, whose amino-acid sequence MSHLTFAINVTLDGCIDHRVGIADDETHEYFTDLMDQHGAMLWGRTTYEMMEEYWPLVASGEIEAPAAMRHWAMMIEDKPKYVVSTQRVEFPWKNSRHLSGDLKTAVHALVESTPKGVLLGSNKLATELDRLGMIDEYRFLIHPIIAGHGPRLYTLGLPSERRMELRERRT is encoded by the coding sequence ATGAGTCATCTAACGTTCGCCATCAATGTCACCCTGGATGGATGTATTGATCATCGGGTGGGGATCGCTGACGATGAGACCCATGAGTACTTTACTGACCTAATGGATCAACACGGAGCGATGCTGTGGGGTCGTACTACGTACGAAATGATGGAAGAATACTGGCCGCTAGTGGCCAGTGGAGAAATCGAAGCGCCTGCGGCAATGCGCCATTGGGCAATGATGATTGAAGACAAACCTAAATATGTGGTCTCCACGCAACGCGTTGAATTCCCGTGGAAAAATAGTCGCCACCTTAGCGGTGATCTAAAAACCGCAGTCCACGCGCTAGTCGAAAGCACACCGAAGGGCGTGCTGCTAGGAAGCAACAAGCTCGCAACTGAGTTGGATCGCCTCGGGATGATCGACGAATATCGCTTCCTTATCCATCCCATCATCGCCGGTCATGGTCCCCGACTGTACACACTGGGGCTACCAAGTGAGCGTCGTATGGAACTGCGGGAACGCAGAACCTGA